The genomic window ATGGCGCAAAGTTTTGTTGCTTTTTTGGAGGCGCAATTTACAACTCACAATTTACAATTCATAATTATTTGAGTTTTTCGTTGTTCTTGTGACGGTCTTTGTCTCTAACGGATTTCAAATCCATTTTTTTGTCAAAAGCGGCTTGCAAATCGATTCCAGTTTGGTTTGCCAAGCATAAAACCACGAAAACCACGTCGGCTAGTTCTTCGCCAAGGTCTTTGTTTTTATCGCTTTCTTTTTCGGATTGTTCGCCATAACGACGGGCGATGATTCGAGCTACTTCGCCTACTTCTTCCGTAAGTTGAGCCATATTGGTCAGTTCGTTGAAGTAGCGAACACCGTGTTCTTTTATCCAAGTATCTACGTCTAGTTGGGCGTTTTTTAAATTCATATTATATTTTCTTTAAAACTATTTTTTCGGTTTGCTTATCAATCATTTGCTTGTAAAATGACTTCAAGACATCATAAAAATCAGAAGACACTAGTTGTTGGTTAATCTCTTTTACAATCACAATTTGAATTTTATTATCTGAAGCGGCGCAATTAAAGACAAATGATCCTATATTATCTCCTGTTTGAATTTTTATTGGTTTGGGTAAAGACTCAACTGTGTAGCCCGTGGGAATATCTATATTGATATTAAATCTATCTTGATCAGGATAACCAAAATAAATGGGGAATTCTCTTTTTTCCTGAACTAAAGGATTCTTGGATTGTGAGAAAAAAAGCCTTGGATTAATATACATCTTATCGCCAATAATCTCACATTGATTATCGGTGGTAAAGATAAAATTTTCTACAATTGGCTCTGATAAATTATTAAGATTATTGATTGTGTAGTCTGTGATTTCAAGTCCTGATATATTTTCTTCTACTTTTTCGAGATAATTTTCTTTGTTTATTCCCGAATATTCTTGTCTAAAAGAAAAAGCATCATAATCTGTTCTTATTATTTTATAATTCCCAGATAATTTTCCCTTTGCATCAATATTTACCATCATGTTTATGGCTTTTTTGGACACTGAATTAGGTTCTAGTTTAATTTCCGTAGAGCTACCATCTTCTCTTATTAATCGTCCTCTCCAATTTAAGGCATATAGGGGCAAAATATTTTGAGTCGTATATTTATTTGTTGCATCGAGTAAAATTGTTTTCCCATCTATTTCCACAGCAGCTATAACATAATTAAAAACGGTTCTGTTTGGATAAACAGGAATTCCGTGCTCTAGTGTACTGGTTAATACTGGTTCGGCTTTAATCCCTGATCGATTGAGCATTGCCATTAAAATAAAATTGATTTCGGCCGCATTTCCAATTCCATCCAGATATGCTTGCTTTACACCCTTGTCTGTATAATAGCCTTTTTGACCGTTCCAATTCATTTTATTTTGTACAAATTTAAAAACGACTTCCATCTTCTCTATTTCTGTCTCCTCATTTTTTAGAATCTTCGCTAAATCTAGATCAATATATTTTCTCTCTTTTAGTTCCGTTCCAAAATCTTTATCTTCATAAATCCTTTTGGCAACACCTTCCCAAGTGACGGAATAATCTTTTAACGGTTCGTCATTAAACTTTTCTTTCTCTAATTCATGAAAAATAGACAACCGATAATTTTCGATATTATCTACAAAAGGTTCTTCTTTTAGAGCAGGAATATCCTTTGCGACATACTTATTGTTAGCTTGTTCAAAATTGACTGATTCGGATCTTGATTGATCGTATTTATTATTAAAAATTAGATTGCCTCTAACAATTTTTGAATCTAAAGCCAACTCTAAAAAACCCTTTTTAATGGCTTTGTAAGTGAAGAATCCTGGTATTTCAGTTTGATATTCTGCATAATTAACCGGTATGTCTTGCTGAAAATTAAAATCAGGAAACTTCAGTATGTTCTCTGACTTTAAAACGTATTTGAATTCTATAACTGAACCTACTTTTACATTTGGCATTGTTATAGAAGCTTCTTTCCAATATTGATTTACGTTGGTTTTGAAACTTCCTTCGCTATTCAATTTCGTTTTAATAATTTTTCCATTTTCAAGATTGTAAGTCACACAATCGTCAAATTCTACCATATCGTTATTCCCTTTTTCATAACCGATACGATAAGCCACTTTGCGATTGGCCCAATTAAGCCCTTCTTTTTTATAAATTTTTATTCTAAAAGTGTTTTCTGTATGAATACTAAAACCATTTTTAGCATCATAACTAAAATAGGTTCTGGCTTTGTTGAACAATATTGCAGCGGCAGCAGTTGTATCTTTTGGATGTTTTTTTTCTTCTAACTCTACAACAGAAACCTTTCCTAACTCTAATTTTTGAGCATTCGCATTCGAAAAAAAGATGACAAACAATAGAATCGATATTAATCTTACTTTCATGTTATTATATTTTCTTTAAAACTATTTTTTCGTTTTGTTTATCAATTATTTGCTTATAAAAATCTTTGAGAACGGGATAAAAATCAGCTTGAACAATTGCGGTATTAATGTCTTTATTAATTACAATTTGAATACTATTTGCTGAATTTGCAATCATATATTTAAAACTTCCAACATTTTCACCTGTTCCGATATTAATCCCAACAGGCATTGACTCTACAACATATCCTTCGGGAATATTAATGTTGATATTATACTTTTCTTGTTTTGGATAGCCAAAATCAACAGGATATTCTCTGACTTCTTGCTTGAACGGATTCTCTTTAGTAACTAAAAACAAGAGTGGTGAAACATAAATTTTACCATCAATAATTTCGATATCTTTCGTGTCTTTGAATGCAAAGGTTTCTACCATAGGTTGAGACAAATCCAAGTCATTTTCTCGAGCATAATCACTAACTTCAATATCGTTATTGTTGGTCTCTAGTTTTTCTAAATAACTTTCGGTTGTTAAGCCTAAATTTGCTTTTCTAAATTTCAAAGCTTCGTGATTGGTAAACTGGTTTCTTATTTTTCCTGTTGCAGTTCCATCAGTTTTTAATTCTAAACTCATATTGGTCACTTCTCTAGAGAGTGCTTTAGGCATTAAATCTACTTCGGTCGATGTACCATCTTTACGAATCAAACGTCCTACCCAGTTTAAATCTCTAAAAGGCAAAACATTAGGCTCTGAATATTTTTCGGTAGCATCTAGCAATATCATTCCTTCTGGCGTTTCTACAGCGGCAATCACACCATTAAAAGCGGTTCGACTTGGAAAAAATGTAATTCCGTTATCGCGTGTACTTACTAGAACTGGATTGGCATTGAACCCCGCAAAACGCAACATAGCAGTTAACATCAAATTGATTTCGGCGGTGTTACCTGTTTTATTTTTATAGGCCGTTTTTACACCTTCATCACAAGAATATCCTCTTAAATTATTCCATTTAACATTGTTTTTTACATAATTAAAAACAGTAGAAACTCTTTCGTTTTGGGTATTAAGTCCATTTAATAATTTAGTAATATCTTCTTCGAAATAACCTGTTTTATTGAGTTCATTACCAAAGTCGCTATACTCATAAATGGTTTTCACAACCGAAGCCCAATCTGTAGAATAATACTTTATTGGTGTGCCTGGAAAATTACTCAAAGACAATTCGTGAGAAATACTCGAAGTATAATTATCAATATTATTCACAAAAGCTTCATCTTTCATCGCTGGCAAATCTTTGACTAGATAATTTGTTTTAGTTTCTGAAAATTCAATCTTGTCTTGTGAAAATTCTGTTTTGACTGGTCCCCCAAATCCTCCTGTTCTTTCTTTACTATTGATAATAATAGAACCTCTACTTTTTTCTACAGTTCTAGCAATGGTAACAAACCCTTTTTGATTGCTTTTGTATTCATAGTACTCTGGAATATAAGTTGTAAACTCTGAATAATTTACAGGAATGCTAGTTTGAAAATCCCAATCTCTCAAGAAACTAACAATACCTGTTTTTATGGTATAAGCAAATTCAATAACCGCTCCCTCTTTGATATTAGGCAAGGTAATTTTCTTGAGTCCCCAAAATTTATTTATTTTTTCGATAAATTCACCATCGCTTTTTAGTTTTGTCTTTTCAATTTTTCCGTTAACTAAATTGTAGGTTGCTGCATCCGAAAAAAAGACATTCTCATTGATATTGTTGTCTAAATAATAACGAACCTCTTGATTTGCCCAATCATAACCTTCTTTTTTGTATATCTTGATTCGAGTTTTTACTTCGGTAACAACCTGAAAACCGTCACTTTCTGTATAAACAAACTTAACTTCCCCTTTTTTGAATAGTATTGCAGCAGTAGCGGTTGGGTCTTTTGGATGTTCTTTTTCTTCTAATTCTGCCATAGAAACTTTTCCGATTCTGAAATCTTGAGCATTAGAATTAGAAAAAAAAGAAAACAATAAAACAATAGTGAGTAGATTAATTTTCATTGGGTTTATTGGTTTTTGGTTAGGATTATTTTAGCATTATCGTTTCTAGCAATTTGTTCCATAAAAAGGCGGTATTCGTCGTATTCTAGATTTTTGTAGAGTCCTTTTTTGATAAGAATAGAACGCTTGTAAACTAAATTGTTATTGTCTTTTTTTACAATCTCTGTTTTATATTCGCCGAATTTGCTATCCAATTCAACATTTTGTGGCAAAGATTCCATCGCAAAACCTGAAGGCAAATTAATTTCGATTTCATCCGTATCGTAATAACCTCTTTGAATTTCAAATGGTGTTTTTCGGTTTCGAATTCGTTTTATATTTTCTGTAAATTGATTGTAAGCATTCACTACAAAAATCATTTTACCATTGGATAGTTTACCATAATTTTCGGCAGCAATTTCCATATTTTCAGTAAAACTTACTTTTTCTTTATCAATAGAAAACACGCTTTTATCAATCCTTAAATTACTGATATTCCCCCAAAACTCTTTGTAATACGCCTCTTTTTCGGTAGGTTGCATTTTCTCAACACGAACTTTCATACCATATTGTGAACCTTCGGAAACCATTGTGATTTTCCCAGATAAATTACCATTTTCGTCTAACGAATAGCTGCCTTTATCCATTTGAGAATTGTCTTTGTTCTCATAATTTTTGGTTCTAATGATTTCTCCACCCTCTGGTTTTATAACCAAAACATCTCTATCATCGGTAAAATTAGCTTGGTATCCAAATGGATCATCTTGACTGGTACATTCTAAAAAGACATAATTTTCGCCGTTAGGAATCGTCAAAATAATATGGTTTCCTTGTTGTGATACAAAATCAGCTTCAATGTTCTGTTTATCTCTACTCCCATATAATTTGGTGTAATAAGATGGTACACCAACTGCATTTAGTAGGGCTTTTGTGTAATTAGTCAAAGCCTTGCAATCGCCATAACCCAATCGATCAACATCTTTCACAAGCATTGGTCTCCAACCACCAATTCCCTCTGAAATAGCCACATATCGTGATTTTTCTTGAACATATTTATAAATTATTTTAGCCTTCTTGATTGGATCATTTTCATTGCCAACTAAAGCTTTCATTTTTATTTTAGTTTCTTCTGGCAATTCTTCTGTACCAACTAAAACTTTGTCAGACCACCATTTTCCAAATTCTTTCCAAGTCTTTGCACTTCCATCAACACCCTCAAGATTAAAAAACTCCAATCCCATTAATACTTTTGGGAAAATATTGGTAAAATCAGGACTGTAATCCTCATATTTCTGGGCTAGAATATTGTTGGCTTCATAAGATAATTGAGTCGATGTATCTACCGTTTTCTTTATTTTGAAATTAGAAAAATTGCATTCCTTTTTCTTGAAACCCAAATTTTCTGGATAAGTTACATTTATGATGCTTCTTTCAATACTTAAAAGATAACCATCAAGCGGAAACCATGGTGGAACGAAAGCCGTTGTAGAAGTTTCGATTTCACTTTCATAAACAATCGTAAAAGGATATTGGGTTGGGGTATAATCTAAAAAAACAACTCTTCCATCAGAAAAAAGTATTCCCCCATCAACGGCACTTTGATCTCTAAAATCTTTTCTTTTTATTTTTTTGATTTCATTCCCAAAAGCATCCAAAATGATCGCTTGGATGTTTTTAATGCTTCTTCTTTTGTCATAATGTTCGTAAGCATCAATCGAATTTTGTCCCTTTTCATTAAGAACAGTAACCACTCTTTTTTCTTTGACATTCATACTGCGTTGCGAAGAAATAAGAACATCTATTTGGTTCAAACGCACCACTGCATTGGCGTTTTGCTTTAAACTATCGGGAAGGAGTAATGTAGAATATGCTGCTTTTTGAGCAGAAAGTACTGTGGTAAAAAATAGAAAAACAAGAAGATTTTTTTTAAATGGCATAGATTTTTTTTTAGTTCAGAAATATAGGAATTATTCTGAATAAAAAAAGTTAATTTTTAATTTTACTATCCATAATTATAGTAACAGGTCCATCGTTTAAAAGTTGTACTTTCATGTCGGCTCCAAAAATTCCAGTTTGCACTTTTTTACCTAATTCAGTTTCTAATTTTTTAACGAAATTCTCGTAAAGAGGAATAGCAATTTCAGGTTTTGAAGCTTTGATATAAGAAGGACGATTTCCTTTTTTGGTCGAGGCCTGAAGGGTAAATTGAGAAACCACAATCACATCGCCAGCTATATCTTTTACCGAAAGGTTCATTACATCATTTTCATCCCCAAAAATGCGGAGATTTATAATTTTTTGGCAAAGCCAATCAATATCTTCTTGGCTATCGGCGTCTTCAATTCCAACTAAAACCAATAATCCTTTTTGGATATCGGCAACCATTTTAGCATCGATAGTTACGGAGGCAGAGGAAACTCTTTGGATTACGGTTTTCATAATTCTCTAAATTTTATGAGATTCCTACGGAATGACAAACGTAAAAAAAATGAGCACTAAATACTGAATACTGATCGCTACTTCCTCGTTTCATCACTGGCTTTTCGGTCTTCCTCAAATGAATCCACACGATAATTTTCATCGTCGCCTTCGAGAATTTTAAGGTAACTATTGTAGCGTGACCATGCGATTTCGTCTTTTTCTAAAGCTTTTTTTATAGCGCAATGTGGTTCTTCTTTGTGCAGGCAGTTATTGAATTTGCATTGATCCTTCAACTTGAAAAATTCTGGAAAATAACCACTAATTTCGTCTTTTTCCATATCCACAATTCCGAAACCTTTGATTCCTGGTGTGTCTATTATTCGAGCATCAAAACTCAAATCATACATTTCGGCAAAAGTCGTCGTGTGTTGTCCTTGCTTGCTAGCTTCGGAAATGGTTTTGGTTTTAAGATGCAAAGAAGGTTCTAAAGCATTGACCAAAGTTGATTTCCCAACCCCAGAATGTCCTGAAAACATCGTGACTTTTCCAATCATCAATTGTTTTAATTCTTCTACGCCTTTACCAGTTGTTGCTGAAACTCGCAAACATTGGTATCCAATTTCCTGATACACGTGCTGCATATACAATTGCTCGTCTAATGTAGCATCATCAAAAGTGTCTATTTTATTGAAAACTAATATTGTTTCGATTCCGTAGGCTTCAGCAGTTACTAGAAATCGATCTATGAAGTTGAAAGTCGTTGGTGGATTATTGATGGTTACCAAGAGAAAAACACGATCAATATTTGAAGCAATAATATGCATTTGATGAGACAAATTCACCGATTTTCGAACGATATAATTCTTCCTGTCGTGAATATTATGAATGGTTCCTGTAACTGTATCCGAAGTTTCTTCGAGTTCATAATCTACTACATCGCCCACCGCAATTGGATTGGTGCTTTTAATTCCTTTGATTCGGAATTTTCCTTTCATACGGCATTCGATAAAATCGCCTTGATTGGATTTTACGGTGTACCAACTTCCTGTAGATTTATAAACGGTTCCTGTCATTTTCAGAATTTAGATATCAGATTGCAGATTATAGATTTGTTTGCAAAGATAAATGATTGTTTTTCGTTTAATGTTTAAAAGTGAGAGGTTTTTGTTATTCTAAAAAAATAAAAATCCCTTTGACTTTTGATCAAAGGGATTGGTATTATAAAAGCTGTCTATCTATTTCTGATAAGGGAAATTTCTTCCTACTTTTCGCATCATTCTTTCCATCATCGCACTTGGAGAACTCATTACGTCTTCTGCCATTTGTTTGTAAAAACGCCAAACCAAATCACCGCTTTTACCATCATTAATTTGCATAGTCAATGCACCAGTTGCCACGCTACCTGTGCCAAAACCAACTAGCAAAGTTAAAGCTATTGCTCCACCTTCGCTTTTTGTTTTTTGATAAGCATAGGAACATTTTATTACAGCATCGACACCTAAAATTTTAGCCAATTCTTCTGGTGAAGTTTCCGCCAACTTATCTAACAAGTCATTCTTTTTTAACAAAGCATTTGTTTTTTCAACATCCTGAACTGTTGTTGAATAATCAGATGTTTTACGCAGGAGATATGTGTACATTCCTGACTGCATTTCATATCCCATTTTTAATTCTGCTTCCTTATTTGCTGCCGCATCGAAGTCTTTGGGCAATTTTCGATAACCAATTGTTGCATTAAAAGGTAAGATGGCAACTGTTTTATGAGTACCAATAATTTCTTTCATATTAGATATTTCATAAATCTGCTTTTCTTGTGCAAAACTTAATACACTAACGAGTAACAGACAAGTACTAAAGATAATTTGTAATCTACTTTTCATTTTTTATTTGTTGGTTAATTTTCTGCAATGATACAAAAAAACCTACACTCCTTGTGAGAAATGTAGGTTTTTTTAAAACAATTATTTTATCAAATTACGAGTTCAATACTTTTTCTTGGTGACCAATGCTTTCTTGGTGAATTTCTTTGAATAATTTAACGATAAATTCTTCTGTCAATCCTTTTTTACCACCTTCAGCAATCATTTTTGCTTGGATTTCGTTCCAACGGTTGTTTTGAAGAACAGCTACATTATTGTCTTTTTTTACTTGACCAATTTCGTCAGCTACTTTCATTCTTTTTCCTAACAAATCCAATAAGTTAGCATCCAAAACATCGATGTTTGCTCTTAATTTTGTCATTTTGCTTTCAAAATCACTATCACCGTTTACATTTCTGATTTTCAAATCTTTTAAGATTTGTTTCAAAGCGTCTGGAGTAACTTGTTGAGCAGCATCAGACCAAGCGTTGTCTGGATCAATATGCGTTTCGATAATCATACCATCATAATTCAAATCCAAAGCTTCTTGCGTTACTTCAAGAATCATATTACGGTTTCCTGTAATGTGTGATGGATCGATGATTAATGGTAAGTCTGGGAATTTATTTTGCAATTCGATAGCAATTTGCCATTCTGGAATGTTTCTGTATTTAGTTTTTTCGTAAGTAGAAAAACCTCTGTGAATTACTCCTAATTTTTCGATTCCAGCAGCATACAAACGCTCAACACCACCCAACCATAAAGCCATATCTGGATTTACTGGATTTTTGATCAAAACGATTTTATCAGTTCCTTTTAAAGTATCAGCAATCTCCTGAACCGCAAATGGATTTGCAGTTGTACGAGCACCAACCCATAGAACATCGATATCATATTCTAAAGCCAATTTACAGTGTGCAGCTGTAGCAACTTCTGTTCCCATTAGCATTCCTGTTTCTGCTTTAGCTTTTTTCAACCATTTCAATCCAATTTCTCCAACACCTTCAAATCCTCCTGGACGCGTTCTTGGTTTCCAAATTCCTGCTCTGAAAACACTTACATCAGAATCTTTCAATTCGTGAGCAATTTTTAATACTTGCTCTTCTGTTTCAGCACTACAAGGTCCTGCTATCACTAATGGATGAGACAAATTGAATTCGTTCAACCAATTTCTCATTTCTTTCTTGTTTTCCATCTTTTCTAAAATTTACTTTTTTATTATTTTTTTGTGTTGTTCTTATTTACTGTAAACTGCGACTGACCACTGCTTACTTTTTTATTTGCATTCCGTTTAATATTTCCTTTATTTTATTGACGCTTTGCATTTCGTTGTAAATCGCATCGTAATTATCACTTTCTAATAATTCTTTAAAATGAGACAAATTAGAGATATATTCTTCCAATCCTTTTACGACTTGCTTTTTATTCTGTTTGAAAATAGGTGTCCACATAGCTGGAGAACTTTTGGCCAAACGAACGGTGCTTTCAAATCCAGAACCTGCCATATCAAAAATATCCTGCTCGTGTTTTTCTTTATCAATAACTGTTTTCCCAAGCATAAACGAACTGATATGTGACAAATGCGATACATAAGCAATGTGTTTGTCGTGTGATTTTGGATCCATGTAACGGATTCTCATTCCCATTTCTTTAAACAGTTCCAAAGCTTTTTCCTGTAACTTGAAAGTTGTTTTTTCAACTTCGCAAATGATATTCGTCTTTCCTTGAAACAAGTTCTTTATCGCCGCTGATGGACCTGAAAATTCTGTTCCTGCGATAGGATGTGCTGCAATAAAATGTCGCCTTCTTGGATGATT from Flavobacterium eburneipallidum includes these protein-coding regions:
- a CDS encoding DUF3857 domain-containing protein — translated: MPFKKNLLVFLFFTTVLSAQKAAYSTLLLPDSLKQNANAVVRLNQIDVLISSQRSMNVKEKRVVTVLNEKGQNSIDAYEHYDKRRSIKNIQAIILDAFGNEIKKIKRKDFRDQSAVDGGILFSDGRVVFLDYTPTQYPFTIVYESEIETSTTAFVPPWFPLDGYLLSIERSIINVTYPENLGFKKKECNFSNFKIKKTVDTSTQLSYEANNILAQKYEDYSPDFTNIFPKVLMGLEFFNLEGVDGSAKTWKEFGKWWSDKVLVGTEELPEETKIKMKALVGNENDPIKKAKIIYKYVQEKSRYVAISEGIGGWRPMLVKDVDRLGYGDCKALTNYTKALLNAVGVPSYYTKLYGSRDKQNIEADFVSQQGNHIILTIPNGENYVFLECTSQDDPFGYQANFTDDRDVLVIKPEGGEIIRTKNYENKDNSQMDKGSYSLDENGNLSGKITMVSEGSQYGMKVRVEKMQPTEKEAYYKEFWGNISNLRIDKSVFSIDKEKVSFTENMEIAAENYGKLSNGKMIFVVNAYNQFTENIKRIRNRKTPFEIQRGYYDTDEIEINLPSGFAMESLPQNVELDSKFGEYKTEIVKKDNNNLVYKRSILIKKGLYKNLEYDEYRLFMEQIARNDNAKIILTKNQ
- the rsgA gene encoding ribosome small subunit-dependent GTPase A translates to MTGTVYKSTGSWYTVKSNQGDFIECRMKGKFRIKGIKSTNPIAVGDVVDYELEETSDTVTGTIHNIHDRKNYIVRKSVNLSHQMHIIASNIDRVFLLVTINNPPTTFNFIDRFLVTAEAYGIETILVFNKIDTFDDATLDEQLYMQHVYQEIGYQCLRVSATTGKGVEELKQLMIGKVTMFSGHSGVGKSTLVNALEPSLHLKTKTISEASKQGQHTTTFAEMYDLSFDARIIDTPGIKGFGIVDMEKDEISGYFPEFFKLKDQCKFNNCLHKEEPHCAIKKALEKDEIAWSRYNSYLKILEGDDENYRVDSFEEDRKASDETRK
- a CDS encoding bifunctional 3-deoxy-7-phosphoheptulonate synthase/chorismate mutase type II, with amino-acid sequence MENKKEMRNWLNEFNLSHPLVIAGPCSAETEEQVLKIAHELKDSDVSVFRAGIWKPRTRPGGFEGVGEIGLKWLKKAKAETGMLMGTEVATAAHCKLALEYDIDVLWVGARTTANPFAVQEIADTLKGTDKIVLIKNPVNPDMALWLGGVERLYAAGIEKLGVIHRGFSTYEKTKYRNIPEWQIAIELQNKFPDLPLIIDPSHITGNRNMILEVTQEALDLNYDGMIIETHIDPDNAWSDAAQQVTPDALKQILKDLKIRNVNGDSDFESKMTKLRANIDVLDANLLDLLGKRMKVADEIGQVKKDNNVAVLQNNRWNEIQAKMIAEGGKKGLTEEFIVKLFKEIHQESIGHQEKVLNS
- a CDS encoding nucleotide pyrophosphohydrolase codes for the protein MNLKNAQLDVDTWIKEHGVRYFNELTNMAQLTEEVGEVARIIARRYGEQSEKESDKNKDLGEELADVVFVVLCLANQTGIDLQAAFDKKMDLKSVRDKDRHKNNEKLK
- the dtd gene encoding D-aminoacyl-tRNA deacylase — protein: MKTVIQRVSSASVTIDAKMVADIQKGLLVLVGIEDADSQEDIDWLCQKIINLRIFGDENDVMNLSVKDIAGDVIVVSQFTLQASTKKGNRPSYIKASKPEIAIPLYENFVKKLETELGKKVQTGIFGADMKVQLLNDGPVTIIMDSKIKN
- a CDS encoding prephenate dehydrogenase; this encodes MKVHVIGIGLIGGSMVLDIKSLHPDATIYGIDNNESHLAEAIALGVVDKAATFDDLVNADFVIVSVPVDVALVVLPKVLDAIGENTIVMDVGSTKTLICEAVVNHPRRRHFIAAHPIAGTEFSGPSAAIKNLFQGKTNIICEVEKTTFKLQEKALELFKEMGMRIRYMDPKSHDKHIAYVSHLSHISSFMLGKTVIDKEKHEQDIFDMAGSGFESTVRLAKSSPAMWTPIFKQNKKQVVKGLEEYISNLSHFKELLESDNYDAIYNEMQSVNKIKEILNGMQIKK
- a CDS encoding DUF3857 domain-containing protein, with protein sequence MKVRLISILLFVIFFSNANAQKLELGKVSVVELEEKKHPKDTTAAAAILFNKARTYFSYDAKNGFSIHTENTFRIKIYKKEGLNWANRKVAYRIGYEKGNNDMVEFDDCVTYNLENGKIIKTKLNSEGSFKTNVNQYWKEASITMPNVKVGSVIEFKYVLKSENILKFPDFNFQQDIPVNYAEYQTEIPGFFTYKAIKKGFLELALDSKIVRGNLIFNNKYDQSRSESVNFEQANNKYVAKDIPALKEEPFVDNIENYRLSIFHELEKEKFNDEPLKDYSVTWEGVAKRIYEDKDFGTELKERKYIDLDLAKILKNEETEIEKMEVVFKFVQNKMNWNGQKGYYTDKGVKQAYLDGIGNAAEINFILMAMLNRSGIKAEPVLTSTLEHGIPVYPNRTVFNYVIAAVEIDGKTILLDATNKYTTQNILPLYALNWRGRLIREDGSSTEIKLEPNSVSKKAINMMVNIDAKGKLSGNYKIIRTDYDAFSFRQEYSGINKENYLEKVEENISGLEITDYTINNLNNLSEPIVENFIFTTDNQCEIIGDKMYINPRLFFSQSKNPLVQEKREFPIYFGYPDQDRFNINIDIPTGYTVESLPKPIKIQTGDNIGSFVFNCAASDNKIQIVIVKEINQQLVSSDFYDVLKSFYKQMIDKQTEKIVLKKI
- a CDS encoding transglutaminase domain-containing protein; its protein translation is MKINLLTIVLLFSFFSNSNAQDFRIGKVSMAELEEKEHPKDPTATAAILFKKGEVKFVYTESDGFQVVTEVKTRIKIYKKEGYDWANQEVRYYLDNNINENVFFSDAATYNLVNGKIEKTKLKSDGEFIEKINKFWGLKKITLPNIKEGAVIEFAYTIKTGIVSFLRDWDFQTSIPVNYSEFTTYIPEYYEYKSNQKGFVTIARTVEKSRGSIIINSKERTGGFGGPVKTEFSQDKIEFSETKTNYLVKDLPAMKDEAFVNNIDNYTSSISHELSLSNFPGTPIKYYSTDWASVVKTIYEYSDFGNELNKTGYFEEDITKLLNGLNTQNERVSTVFNYVKNNVKWNNLRGYSCDEGVKTAYKNKTGNTAEINLMLTAMLRFAGFNANPVLVSTRDNGITFFPSRTAFNGVIAAVETPEGMILLDATEKYSEPNVLPFRDLNWVGRLIRKDGTSTEVDLMPKALSREVTNMSLELKTDGTATGKIRNQFTNHEALKFRKANLGLTTESYLEKLETNNNDIEVSDYARENDLDLSQPMVETFAFKDTKDIEIIDGKIYVSPLLFLVTKENPFKQEVREYPVDFGYPKQEKYNININIPEGYVVESMPVGINIGTGENVGSFKYMIANSANSIQIVINKDINTAIVQADFYPVLKDFYKQIIDKQNEKIVLKKI